A window of Raineyella sp. W15-4 contains these coding sequences:
- a CDS encoding PTS sugar transporter subunit IIA, with the protein MSITFSGRQVLQAGSIVLDGRARDKDSAIDEAGRLLVAAGAVDEGYVTAMHDRERTISTYMGSLLSIPHGTSAAKKLIRSTALSFVRYPQGIDWGGGKRVEFVLGIAGVDDQHLELLANIAGVFVDVEAVERLRDATTAEDVLEELTGADS; encoded by the coding sequence ATGAGTATCACCTTTTCCGGCAGGCAGGTCCTCCAGGCGGGTTCCATCGTCCTGGACGGCCGGGCCCGCGACAAGGACTCCGCCATCGACGAAGCAGGGCGGCTGTTGGTCGCAGCCGGTGCTGTTGACGAAGGCTATGTGACAGCCATGCATGATCGGGAACGCACGATCTCCACGTACATGGGCAGCCTGCTGTCCATCCCGCACGGGACCAGCGCGGCCAAGAAGCTCATCCGCTCCACAGCGTTGTCATTCGTGCGCTACCCCCAGGGCATCGACTGGGGAGGCGGAAAGCGAGTCGAGTTCGTGCTGGGCATTGCGGGTGTCGACGATCAACACCTCGAGTTACTCGCTAATATCGCTGGAGTCTTCGTCGACGTGGAGGCCGTGGAGAGGCTCCGCGACGCCACAACTGCCGAGGATGTGCTGGAGGAGCTCACCGGCGCGGACTCCTGA